The Malaclemys terrapin pileata isolate rMalTer1 chromosome 19, rMalTer1.hap1, whole genome shotgun sequence genome has a window encoding:
- the LOC128826208 gene encoding chloride channel protein ClC-Kb-like isoform X1: MARQPRTASYQQAAPICTGTSSDLPLLARRHRWPMATAGSWKVRREPRAAQEEAERILVLEESWRPWPRTRRTIRGCLECVKRQLFRVGDDWYFLFFLGVIMALISFAMDFTVSRLSNAHKWLYRELGDHLLLKYLSWTMYPIALSAFSTGFSQSITPHSGGSGIPELKTILTGVMLEEYLAIKNFGAKVVGLTCTLACGSTIFLGKVGPFVHLSSMIAAYLGKIRTSVVGEYENKSKQTEMLVAAAAVGVATVFGAPISGVLFSIEVMSSHFAVRDYWRGFFSATCGAFMFRLLAVFNSEQETITALFKTNFKIDFPFDLPETFFFMVLGGICGILSCAYLFCQRWLLGYVRRNTVTAKLLATDKPIYSSLVALLLASITFPPSLGHFMASRLSMKELLTSLFDNQTWGLLSQNASLARPPQVDPENLWLEWWEPSITIYGSLALFLVMKFWMLTLATTMPMPAGYFMPLFVYGAAIGRLVGEVVAFLFPQGIQSDGIVNTITPGGYALAGAAAFSGSVTHTLSTALLAFEVTGQIAHILPVILAVLVANAIAQKFQPSFYDGTIIVKKLPYLPRIRSRHIGSFSVTTRQFMNTHFAVLAKGASFEEVLRVVTSTDDLEYPIVESTESLMLVGMVQRTELVRYLQTHDEAKPSPQEPGEKPRSNGTLGDDCTIEPLTLQLSPWTSLHQAHNLFELLNLQRVFVTSLGRVVGAVSRSEMKKAIEDLANPKMLK, encoded by the exons ATGGCGAGGCAGCCCAGAACCGCCTCTTACCAGCAAGCTGCCCCCATTTGCACAGGGACCAGCAGTGACCTGCCACTCCTGGCCCGGAGGCATCGCTGGCCCATGGCGACGGCAGGGTCCTGGAAGGTGCGGAGGGAGCCCCGTGCTGCTCAGGAGGAGGCGGAGAGGATTCTAGTGCTAGAAGAAAGCTGGAGGCCCTGGCCCAGAACACGCAGGACAATCCGAG GCTGCCTGGAGTGTGTGAAGCGCCAGCTGTTCCGTGTCGGTGATGACTGGTACTTCCTCTTTTTCCTGGGGGTGATAATGGCGCTGATCAGTTTCGCCATGGATTTCACGGTCTCCAGGCTATCGAACG CACACAAGTGGCTTTACCGAGAGCTCGGGGATCACTTACTGCTGAAGTACCTGTCCTGGACTATGTACCCGATTGCCCTGTCCGCCTTCTCCACTGGCTTCTCTCAGAGCATCACTCCGCACTCCGGAG GCTCTGGCATCCCGGAGCTCAAGACCATTCTCACCGGAGTCATGCTGGAGGAGTACCTGGCCATTAAAAACTTCGGAGCCAAAGTGGTGGGGCTGACCTGCACCCTCGCGTGTGGGAGCACCATATTCCTCGGCAAAGTC GGCCCCTTCGTGCACCTCTCCAGCATGATCGCAGCGTATTTAGGAAAGATCCGAACGTCTGTCGTTGGGGAGTATGAG AACAAAAGCAAGCAGACGGAGATGCTGGTGGCAGCCGCTGCTGTTGGAGTCGCGACCGTCTTCGGGGCTCCCATTAGCG GGGTCCTGTTCAGCATTGAGGTGATGTCATCCCACTTTGCGGTCAGGGACTATTGGAGGGGCTTCTTCTCTGCCACCTGCGGAGCCTTCATGTTCCGCCTGCTCGCCGTCTTCAACAGTGAACAAG AAACCATCACTGCTCTATTCAAGACCAATTTTAAGATTGATTTCCCCTTTGATCTCCCAGAGACGTTCTTCTTCATGGTGCTTGG GGGGATCTGTGGGATTCTAAGCTGTGCGTATCTCTTCTGTCAGCGCTGGCTCCTGGGATACGTCCGGAGGAACACGGTCACCGCCAAGCTGTTGGCGACAGA CAAGCCCATTTATTCCTCCCTGGTGGCCCTCCTGCTTGCCTCCATCACAttccctcccagcctggggcactTCATGGCATCCAGG CTCAGCATGAAGGAACTTCTCACCTCCCTCTTCGACAACCAGACGTGGGGCCTTCTGTCCCAGAACGCATCGCTGGCCAGGCCTCCTCAAGTCGACCCTGAAAACCTGTGGCTTGAGTGGTGGGAGCCCAGCATCACCATCTATGGCAGCCTGGCGCTCTTCCTGGTGATGAAG TTctggatgctgaccttggccacCACCATGCCGATGCCAGCTGGGTACTTCATGCCGCTCTTTGTATACG GCGCTGCAATCGGGCGTTTGGTGGGGGAAGTGGTGGCCTTTCTCTTCCCCCAGGGTATCCAGTCGGACGGCATCGTTAACACCATCACTCCGGGAGGCTACGCACTGGCCG GGGCGGCAGCGTTTTCGGGCTCGGTCACCCACACCCTGTCCACTGCCCTGCTGGCCTTTGAAGTGACCGGGCAGATCGCCCATATCCTGCCCGTCATCCTGGCTGTGCTGGTGGCCAACGCTATAGCCCAGAAGTTCCAGCCCTCCTTCTACGACGGCACCATCATTGTGAAGAAGCTGCCCTATCTGCCCCGGATCAGGAGCCGACACATCGG ctccttcaGCGTGACCACTCGCCAGTTCATGAACACCCACTTTGCAGTCCTGGCCAAGGGCGCCAGCTTTGAGGAGGTCCTCAGAGTCGTGACCTCTACCGACGACCTGGAGTACCCCattgtggagagcacag AGTCTTTGATGCTGGTGGGCATGGTGCAAAGAACCGAGCTGGTCAGGTACCTCCAGACCCACGATGAAGCCAAGCCGTCCCCCCAGGAGCCAGGGGAGAAG CCTCGCTCCAACGGGACGCTGGGGGACGACTGCACCATCGAGCCACTCACCCTCCAGCTGTCACCTTGGACGTCCCTGCACCAG GCTCACAACCTGTTTGAACTGCTGAACCTGCAACGTGTCTTCGTCACGTCCTTGGGGCGGGTCGTCGGGGCCGTCTCTCGGAGCGAG ATGAAGAAGGCGATTGAAGACCTGGCAAATCCGAAGATGTTGAAGTGA
- the LOC128826208 gene encoding chloride channel protein ClC-Kb-like isoform X2 produces MATAGSWKVRREPRAAQEEAERILVLEESWRPWPRTRRTIRGCLECVKRQLFRVGDDWYFLFFLGVIMALISFAMDFTVSRLSNAHKWLYRELGDHLLLKYLSWTMYPIALSAFSTGFSQSITPHSGGSGIPELKTILTGVMLEEYLAIKNFGAKVVGLTCTLACGSTIFLGKVGPFVHLSSMIAAYLGKIRTSVVGEYENKSKQTEMLVAAAAVGVATVFGAPISGVLFSIEVMSSHFAVRDYWRGFFSATCGAFMFRLLAVFNSEQETITALFKTNFKIDFPFDLPETFFFMVLGGICGILSCAYLFCQRWLLGYVRRNTVTAKLLATDKPIYSSLVALLLASITFPPSLGHFMASRLSMKELLTSLFDNQTWGLLSQNASLARPPQVDPENLWLEWWEPSITIYGSLALFLVMKFWMLTLATTMPMPAGYFMPLFVYGAAIGRLVGEVVAFLFPQGIQSDGIVNTITPGGYALAGAAAFSGSVTHTLSTALLAFEVTGQIAHILPVILAVLVANAIAQKFQPSFYDGTIIVKKLPYLPRIRSRHIGSFSVTTRQFMNTHFAVLAKGASFEEVLRVVTSTDDLEYPIVESTESLMLVGMVQRTELVRYLQTHDEAKPSPQEPGEKPRSNGTLGDDCTIEPLTLQLSPWTSLHQAHNLFELLNLQRVFVTSLGRVVGAVSRSEMKKAIEDLANPKMLK; encoded by the exons ATGGCGACGGCAGGGTCCTGGAAGGTGCGGAGGGAGCCCCGTGCTGCTCAGGAGGAGGCGGAGAGGATTCTAGTGCTAGAAGAAAGCTGGAGGCCCTGGCCCAGAACACGCAGGACAATCCGAG GCTGCCTGGAGTGTGTGAAGCGCCAGCTGTTCCGTGTCGGTGATGACTGGTACTTCCTCTTTTTCCTGGGGGTGATAATGGCGCTGATCAGTTTCGCCATGGATTTCACGGTCTCCAGGCTATCGAACG CACACAAGTGGCTTTACCGAGAGCTCGGGGATCACTTACTGCTGAAGTACCTGTCCTGGACTATGTACCCGATTGCCCTGTCCGCCTTCTCCACTGGCTTCTCTCAGAGCATCACTCCGCACTCCGGAG GCTCTGGCATCCCGGAGCTCAAGACCATTCTCACCGGAGTCATGCTGGAGGAGTACCTGGCCATTAAAAACTTCGGAGCCAAAGTGGTGGGGCTGACCTGCACCCTCGCGTGTGGGAGCACCATATTCCTCGGCAAAGTC GGCCCCTTCGTGCACCTCTCCAGCATGATCGCAGCGTATTTAGGAAAGATCCGAACGTCTGTCGTTGGGGAGTATGAG AACAAAAGCAAGCAGACGGAGATGCTGGTGGCAGCCGCTGCTGTTGGAGTCGCGACCGTCTTCGGGGCTCCCATTAGCG GGGTCCTGTTCAGCATTGAGGTGATGTCATCCCACTTTGCGGTCAGGGACTATTGGAGGGGCTTCTTCTCTGCCACCTGCGGAGCCTTCATGTTCCGCCTGCTCGCCGTCTTCAACAGTGAACAAG AAACCATCACTGCTCTATTCAAGACCAATTTTAAGATTGATTTCCCCTTTGATCTCCCAGAGACGTTCTTCTTCATGGTGCTTGG GGGGATCTGTGGGATTCTAAGCTGTGCGTATCTCTTCTGTCAGCGCTGGCTCCTGGGATACGTCCGGAGGAACACGGTCACCGCCAAGCTGTTGGCGACAGA CAAGCCCATTTATTCCTCCCTGGTGGCCCTCCTGCTTGCCTCCATCACAttccctcccagcctggggcactTCATGGCATCCAGG CTCAGCATGAAGGAACTTCTCACCTCCCTCTTCGACAACCAGACGTGGGGCCTTCTGTCCCAGAACGCATCGCTGGCCAGGCCTCCTCAAGTCGACCCTGAAAACCTGTGGCTTGAGTGGTGGGAGCCCAGCATCACCATCTATGGCAGCCTGGCGCTCTTCCTGGTGATGAAG TTctggatgctgaccttggccacCACCATGCCGATGCCAGCTGGGTACTTCATGCCGCTCTTTGTATACG GCGCTGCAATCGGGCGTTTGGTGGGGGAAGTGGTGGCCTTTCTCTTCCCCCAGGGTATCCAGTCGGACGGCATCGTTAACACCATCACTCCGGGAGGCTACGCACTGGCCG GGGCGGCAGCGTTTTCGGGCTCGGTCACCCACACCCTGTCCACTGCCCTGCTGGCCTTTGAAGTGACCGGGCAGATCGCCCATATCCTGCCCGTCATCCTGGCTGTGCTGGTGGCCAACGCTATAGCCCAGAAGTTCCAGCCCTCCTTCTACGACGGCACCATCATTGTGAAGAAGCTGCCCTATCTGCCCCGGATCAGGAGCCGACACATCGG ctccttcaGCGTGACCACTCGCCAGTTCATGAACACCCACTTTGCAGTCCTGGCCAAGGGCGCCAGCTTTGAGGAGGTCCTCAGAGTCGTGACCTCTACCGACGACCTGGAGTACCCCattgtggagagcacag AGTCTTTGATGCTGGTGGGCATGGTGCAAAGAACCGAGCTGGTCAGGTACCTCCAGACCCACGATGAAGCCAAGCCGTCCCCCCAGGAGCCAGGGGAGAAG CCTCGCTCCAACGGGACGCTGGGGGACGACTGCACCATCGAGCCACTCACCCTCCAGCTGTCACCTTGGACGTCCCTGCACCAG GCTCACAACCTGTTTGAACTGCTGAACCTGCAACGTGTCTTCGTCACGTCCTTGGGGCGGGTCGTCGGGGCCGTCTCTCGGAGCGAG ATGAAGAAGGCGATTGAAGACCTGGCAAATCCGAAGATGTTGAAGTGA